The following are from one region of the Amedibacterium intestinale genome:
- a CDS encoding XdhC family protein, with protein sequence MLEKMQEQIKKGVTMFALHELDDTKQKRCWFVEKAEELPSFLQSEHIKELFHEKKSAYWKDGDTSYMLECVLPKTPLYIMGGGTIALFLAQMAQMCDFEVHVFDDRKEFADSHRFPWAEEVLCMPFDELFSCYHFQKDAYFVLVTRGHLNDEKCLKEVLQLSYAYVGMIGSKRKNNIIREHLLMQGYEKEKLDEVHAPIGIAIQSDTPAEIAISIVAELIQKRAQLRPQSTTESVWKKVEKDCILATILYHHGSTPREMGSKMLIFKDGHIEGSVGGGNLEYAVQKQAELLFQSLDTSQVMYFSLSNEDAAKEGMVCGGDACVLLEKADMLW encoded by the coding sequence ATGTTAGAGAAAATGCAAGAACAAATTAAAAAAGGTGTGACGATGTTTGCACTGCATGAATTGGATGATACAAAACAAAAAAGATGCTGGTTTGTGGAAAAGGCAGAAGAACTTCCTTCCTTTTTACAGAGTGAACATATAAAAGAACTTTTTCATGAGAAGAAAAGTGCCTATTGGAAAGATGGAGATACTTCTTATATGTTAGAATGTGTACTTCCCAAAACACCGTTATATATTATGGGTGGAGGAACGATTGCGCTTTTCTTGGCACAGATGGCACAAATGTGTGATTTTGAAGTTCATGTCTTTGATGATCGAAAAGAGTTTGCAGATTCCCATCGTTTTCCATGGGCAGAAGAAGTCCTATGCATGCCTTTTGATGAGCTGTTTTCTTGTTATCATTTTCAAAAAGATGCATATTTTGTACTTGTGACAAGAGGACATTTGAATGATGAAAAGTGTTTGAAAGAAGTGCTGCAGCTTTCCTATGCTTATGTAGGGATGATTGGTTCAAAAAGAAAAAACAATATCATTAGGGAGCATTTGCTGATGCAGGGATATGAAAAAGAAAAGCTGGATGAGGTGCATGCCCCAATCGGAATTGCTATTCAATCGGATACACCTGCTGAAATTGCAATAAGTATCGTGGCAGAATTGATTCAGAAAAGAGCGCAGTTACGTCCACAATCCACAACAGAAAGTGTTTGGAAAAAAGTGGAAAAGGATTGTATCCTGGCGACTATTTTATATCATCATGGTTCTACTCCAAGAGAAATGGGAAGCAAGATGCTGATTTTTAAAGATGGACATATTGAGGGAAGTGTTGGTGGAGGAAATTTGGAATATGCAGTGCAAAAACAGGCAGAACTTTTATTTCAAAGTTTAGATACATCACAAGTTATGTATTTTTCATTATCGAATGAAGATGCAGCCAAAGAAGGAATGGTATGCGGGGGAGATGCCTGTGTATTGTTAGAAAAAGCAGATATGTTATGGTAA
- a CDS encoding aminotransferase class V-fold PLP-dependent enzyme, protein MIYFDHAATSFPKSKATLDAFVYAANTYANAGRGSYEASLQASRMLYQTREDIKKYVHAENGEVVFTSGTTMAFNIIIKGMFHKGDHILTTALEHNSILRPLYEMEKQGVEVDILSFKKDGTIDIEEFISKRKPNTKAMIMTLVSNVFGVIQPVKQIAEIAHAYGMLVIVDAAQAVGHMDINMNEMGIDILCFSGHKGLRTPRGIGAIVMKQAYAIDPLLSGGSGFSSFEKRQPKNLPEHLEAGTLPIELIASLQAALKEESKENKKQEQRICTYFIEKVKQISNVEILCEENTNRCALVSLRLHGIASEEAMDLLSQNYDICVRGGIHCAPLLHKQLHTETCGLLRFSFSKDNTKEEVDIALKALQEIMEEVCE, encoded by the coding sequence ATGATATATTTTGATCATGCGGCTACTTCCTTTCCAAAGTCAAAGGCAACACTGGATGCTTTTGTTTATGCCGCAAATACGTATGCCAATGCAGGCAGAGGGAGTTATGAAGCTTCCTTGCAGGCATCACGAATGCTTTATCAGACAAGAGAAGATATAAAAAAATACGTTCATGCGGAAAATGGAGAAGTTGTGTTTACAAGTGGAACGACTATGGCTTTCAATATCATCATCAAAGGAATGTTTCATAAAGGTGATCATATTCTTACAACAGCATTGGAACATAATTCCATCTTGCGTCCTTTGTATGAGATGGAAAAACAAGGGGTAGAAGTGGATATTCTTTCTTTTAAGAAAGATGGAACAATTGATATAGAGGAATTCATTTCCAAGAGAAAGCCCAATACGAAAGCAATGATCATGACATTGGTTTCCAATGTATTTGGAGTGATACAGCCAGTAAAACAGATTGCGGAAATTGCACATGCGTATGGAATGCTTGTTATCGTTGATGCAGCACAGGCAGTGGGACATATGGATATTAACATGAACGAAATGGGAATTGATATTTTATGTTTTAGTGGACATAAAGGGCTGCGTACGCCAAGAGGAATAGGTGCTATCGTTATGAAACAGGCATATGCTATCGATCCTTTATTAAGTGGAGGAAGTGGATTTTCATCCTTTGAAAAAAGGCAGCCAAAAAATCTTCCGGAACACTTGGAAGCTGGGACTTTGCCGATAGAACTGATTGCATCCTTGCAGGCGGCATTAAAAGAAGAAAGTAAAGAAAACAAGAAACAGGAACAACGTATTTGTACATATTTTATAGAAAAGGTGAAACAGATTTCCAATGTGGAAATCTTATGTGAAGAAAATACAAATCGATGTGCGCTTGTTTCCTTGCGCTTACATGGAATAGCAAGTGAGGAAGCGATGGATCTTCTTTCACAGAACTATGATATATGCGTAAGAGGTGGAATTCATTGTGCACCTTTGCTGCATAAACAGCTGCATACAGAAACATGTGGGTTATTACGGTTTTCTTTTTCAAAAGACAATACAAAAGAAGAAGTCGATATTGCGCTGAAGGCATTACAGGAAATTATGGAGGAAGTATGCGAGTAA
- the selD gene encoding selenide, water dikinase SelD — MEKKLFCKSGGCSAKLGAHALDHVLSKLPRKIDEHLLVGYASKDDAAVYQLREDLAIVSTLDFFPAMVEDPYTFGQIAATNALSDIYAMGGEVISALNIVSFPEKEDLNILGEILMGGASKVEEAGGVLAGGHSIQGEDVLYGLSVTGTIHPNHIYQNCGVKEGDVLILSKPLGVGILLSAHRMGALDDDAYQKMIHSMTTLNRYASEIMKKYHVHACTDVTGFGFLGHLHEMLDGAYSAHVDAGKLPLLPNVHGYAEEFYITAAGQKNRNFLEGKVHFENVDFAMEEILFDPQTSGGLLISVSKEDAQSLLEELQIMQESCNIVGRIEKKQPYEIYVKGELE, encoded by the coding sequence GTGGAAAAGAAATTGTTTTGTAAAAGTGGAGGATGCAGTGCAAAACTTGGTGCCCATGCACTTGATCATGTACTTTCAAAACTTCCAAGAAAAATAGATGAGCATCTTTTGGTAGGGTATGCATCAAAGGATGATGCTGCAGTTTATCAGCTTCGTGAAGATCTGGCAATCGTATCAACGCTTGATTTTTTCCCTGCCATGGTAGAAGATCCGTATACCTTTGGACAGATTGCGGCAACAAATGCATTAAGTGATATATATGCAATGGGAGGAGAAGTGATTAGTGCTTTAAACATTGTTAGCTTTCCTGAAAAAGAGGACTTAAATATTTTAGGAGAAATCTTAATGGGAGGTGCTTCTAAAGTAGAAGAAGCTGGTGGTGTGCTTGCTGGAGGTCATTCCATTCAGGGAGAGGATGTTTTGTATGGGTTAAGTGTAACTGGCACCATACATCCCAATCATATTTATCAAAACTGCGGTGTAAAAGAAGGAGATGTATTAATTCTAAGTAAGCCGCTGGGAGTAGGAATTTTATTGAGTGCCCATCGTATGGGGGCATTAGATGATGATGCCTATCAGAAAATGATTCATTCTATGACAACCTTAAATCGCTATGCGAGTGAAATAATGAAAAAATATCATGTACATGCCTGTACAGATGTGACAGGTTTTGGCTTTTTAGGGCATTTGCATGAAATGCTGGATGGTGCATACAGTGCGCATGTTGATGCAGGTAAACTTCCTTTGTTGCCAAATGTTCATGGGTATGCAGAGGAGTTTTATATTACGGCAGCCGGACAAAAAAATCGAAACTTTTTAGAGGGCAAGGTTCATTTTGAAAATGTGGATTTTGCGATGGAGGAAATTTTGTTTGATCCACAGACAAGTGGAGGGCTGTTAATAAGTGTTTCAAAAGAAGATGCGCAAAGTTTGTTAGAAGAACTTCAAATTATGCAGGAATCATGTAACATTGTAGGAAGAATTGAAAAGAAACAGCCTTATGAAATTTATGTGAAGGGAGAATTGGAATGA
- the yedF gene encoding sulfurtransferase-like selenium metabolism protein YedF yields MKKIIDARGKQCPIPVILAKDAMKEEKAVEIVVDNEIAVQNLMKLAKQKNYQMHSEKKEDVFVVNLTKEEEQSENIIEEPVVCQKDTLSKKIVVISSEVMGQGDDVLGNVLMKGFIYALTQMDVLPSCVIFYNGGLKLACKGSAVLEDLKTLESLGVEILSCGTCLSHYGLVDEVAIGQVTNMYEIVERQMLASGVIRP; encoded by the coding sequence ATGAAAAAAATCATTGATGCCAGAGGAAAACAATGTCCGATTCCTGTGATACTTGCAAAAGATGCAATGAAAGAGGAAAAGGCAGTTGAAATTGTTGTGGATAATGAGATTGCAGTACAAAATCTTATGAAACTGGCAAAACAAAAGAATTATCAAATGCATAGTGAAAAAAAGGAAGATGTTTTTGTAGTGAATCTTACAAAAGAGGAAGAACAAAGTGAAAATATAATAGAAGAACCTGTTGTGTGTCAAAAAGATACATTGTCTAAGAAAATTGTTGTGATTTCTTCAGAAGTCATGGGACAGGGAGATGATGTTTTGGGAAACGTATTGATGAAAGGATTTATCTATGCACTCACACAGATGGATGTTTTACCTTCCTGTGTTATTTTCTATAATGGAGGATTAAAACTTGCCTGTAAAGGCTCTGCTGTATTAGAGGATTTGAAAACACTGGAATCTTTAGGGGTTGAAATTTTAAGCTGTGGTACCTGTCTGTCTCATTATGGACTTGTTGATGAAGTAGCTATTGGTCAAGTTACCAATATGTATGAAATTGTGGAAAGACAAATGCTGGCTAGTGGAGTGATTCGTCCATGA
- a CDS encoding DUF3343 domain-containing protein: MRVKQTWLIVSFSTTNDAMRFEANCPIEGRLIPLPTSLSSGCGLAWKSPLSLKMELLDYLSKESVVYEQVVEILL; encoded by the coding sequence ATGCGAGTAAAACAAACATGGCTGATTGTAAGTTTTTCTACAACAAATGATGCAATGCGTTTTGAGGCAAATTGTCCTATAGAAGGAAGGCTGATTCCTTTACCGACATCGTTATCATCAGGGTGTGGATTAGCATGGAAATCTCCTTTGTCTTTAAAAATGGAACTGCTGGATTATCTTTCAAAGGAATCAGTCGTATATGAACAGGTTGTAGAAATTTTGTTGTAG
- the yqeC gene encoding selenium cofactor biosynthesis protein YqeC, with the protein MNTIQLIIDQEKLQKQHCISVIGGGGKTSFCFALGDKFSKQEKTIVTTTTHMLYPKHLTSKQISLSEDIREIQSKLSSNLLFLAKPYQGKKLQSVSSEVLSAALSCCDKMIIEADGSRQYPLKFEKENEPAVPSFCECVIQIVGASAFHKKACETIHRYPLAKQHFQWKEDTRVDVSLMAQLITYNFNKTHAQQKIVIINQMDTVTDKHLLAPLKQILPYPVYFFSLLNDIVYKM; encoded by the coding sequence ATGAATACCATACAACTTATCATCGATCAAGAAAAGCTTCAAAAACAGCACTGCATTTCTGTAATTGGAGGAGGTGGAAAAACCTCTTTCTGTTTTGCGCTAGGTGATAAATTCTCTAAACAGGAAAAAACGATCGTAACAACAACGACACACATGTTATATCCAAAACATCTAACAAGCAAGCAAATCAGTCTAAGCGAAGACATCAGGGAAATACAATCAAAACTTTCTTCTAATCTTTTATTCCTTGCGAAACCTTATCAAGGTAAAAAACTGCAATCGGTATCATCTGAAGTTTTATCAGCAGCTTTATCTTGTTGCGATAAAATGATCATAGAAGCAGATGGCTCCAGACAATATCCATTAAAATTCGAAAAAGAAAACGAACCAGCAGTTCCCTCTTTTTGTGAATGTGTCATCCAAATCGTAGGAGCTAGTGCCTTTCATAAAAAAGCATGTGAAACCATTCATCGCTATCCTTTGGCAAAACAGCATTTTCAATGGAAAGAAGACACTAGAGTTGATGTTTCTCTTATGGCACAGCTTATCACCTATAACTTTAACAAAACACACGCACAGCAAAAAATCGTTATCATCAACCAGATGGATACAGTTACTGACAAACATTTGCTGGCACCCCTAAAACAAATCCTTCCTTATCCTGTATACTTTTTCTCTCTACTAAATGATATCGTATATAAAATGTAA
- the brnQ gene encoding branched-chain amino acid transport system II carrier protein, whose product MGKLNAKQLLSVSLTLFAIFFGAGNMIFPPAMGQLAGTNFIHALAGFLVTDAGIAILGMIGVVLVGNSMSDLGRLVSKKFAVVLSVGVYLLIGPLFALPRTGSVSFELALLPYVPQHNAWIFSLLFTAGFFLLTYYLSSNPNKVVDVVGKYMTPILLISIVMIFVGCIFTNPVNSEMIQYGTIGAPQQDYVSIPFFKGMIEGYNALDGPAGLAFAIIVINAIRSYGITDKKSIVKYTIFSGLGAAFFLAVVYFMLTYAGAITSTSFSNGGALLHALTSSLFGNVGGVILGIAVLLACLTTSIGLTTAFSDYFKELFPSVSYKKIAAAVCIFSFVISNVGLSQLITISLPVLMMIYPISVVLILLSFMKKYIGHRRMVYVGGMFMAFLASFVSALESAGVSFGITSLFHDYLPFYSLGLGWIIPAVIGAFIGFLPFWPMNKKNENI is encoded by the coding sequence ATGGGAAAATTAAATGCTAAGCAGCTTCTTTCTGTTTCACTGACTTTGTTTGCGATTTTCTTTGGGGCAGGGAATATGATTTTTCCACCTGCTATGGGACAATTGGCTGGTACAAATTTTATTCATGCATTGGCTGGATTTCTTGTGACGGATGCAGGAATTGCGATTTTAGGAATGATTGGGGTTGTCCTTGTTGGAAATTCTATGAGTGATTTAGGAAGACTTGTAAGTAAAAAGTTTGCGGTGGTACTTTCTGTTGGGGTATATCTGTTGATAGGGCCATTGTTTGCTTTGCCAAGAACAGGAAGTGTTTCTTTTGAACTTGCATTGCTTCCTTATGTGCCACAGCATAATGCATGGATCTTTTCCTTGCTTTTTACAGCAGGTTTCTTTTTGCTTACGTATTATTTGAGCAGCAATCCAAACAAAGTTGTAGATGTTGTAGGGAAATATATGACACCTATTTTGCTGATTAGCATTGTTATGATTTTTGTTGGCTGTATTTTTACAAATCCAGTAAATTCAGAAATGATACAGTATGGAACAATTGGTGCTCCTCAACAGGATTATGTTTCTATTCCTTTTTTTAAAGGAATGATAGAAGGATATAACGCATTGGATGGACCTGCAGGTTTGGCATTTGCAATCATTGTGATCAATGCGATTCGAAGTTATGGAATTACCGATAAAAAAAGTATTGTAAAGTATACGATTTTTAGTGGACTTGGTGCAGCTTTCTTTTTAGCAGTGGTATATTTTATGCTTACTTATGCAGGAGCTATTACATCTACTTCTTTTTCCAATGGAGGTGCATTGTTACATGCATTGACAAGCAGTTTGTTTGGAAATGTTGGGGGAGTGATTCTTGGTATTGCGGTTCTTTTGGCTTGTTTAACAACTTCCATTGGTTTGACAACTGCATTTTCAGATTATTTTAAAGAATTGTTTCCATCTGTTTCTTATAAAAAGATTGCGGCAGCTGTTTGTATATTTAGTTTTGTTATCAGCAATGTTGGTTTATCTCAATTGATAACTATTTCTTTACCGGTCTTGATGATGATTTATCCAATAAGTGTTGTGTTGATTCTATTATCGTTTATGAAAAAATATATTGGACATAGAAGAATGGTATATGTTGGCGGAATGTTCATGGCTTTTCTTGCTTCCTTTGTAAGTGCACTGGAAAGTGCCGGTGTTAGTTTTGGGATAACATCTTTGTTTCATGATTATCTTCCTTTCTATAGTCTGGGACTTGGGTGGATCATACCTGCTGTTATAGGTGCTTTCATTGGATTCTTGCCATTTTGGCCAATGAATAAGAAAAATGAAAATATATAG
- a CDS encoding molybdopterin-binding protein, producing MKKINTVDAIGHVLCHDITRIIKDEVKDTPFRKGHIVKEEDIPVLLSLGKEHLYVWEQKEDMLHENDAAKILYSLCENEYMHPSAIREGKIEVIGEVDGMLDVDVERLCDINETEEIMIASRSNYSLVKKGEKLAGMRVIPLMVSKAKMEEVKQKAKDKPLLAIRPFVLKTAGVVTTGSEVYHGRIKDTFTPVIIDKLKEYGIEVCMHMIVDDKPEQITEAIRTMKEAKVDMILCTGGMSVDPDDVTPLSIRLSGANIVSYGAPVLPGAMFLLGYFEDDTPIVGLPGCVMYAKATVFDLCLPRIACGIKLTKKDIARLGNGGFCMQCKECHYPNCSFGKEIL from the coding sequence ATGAAAAAAATCAATACAGTGGATGCGATAGGGCATGTATTATGTCATGATATTACAAGAATTATCAAAGATGAGGTAAAAGATACCCCTTTTCGTAAAGGGCATATTGTAAAAGAAGAAGATATTCCTGTTTTATTATCGCTTGGAAAAGAACATTTATATGTATGGGAACAAAAGGAAGATATGCTGCATGAAAATGATGCCGCAAAAATCTTATATTCTCTTTGTGAAAATGAATATATGCACCCTTCTGCAATTAGAGAAGGAAAGATTGAGGTAATTGGAGAAGTGGATGGCATGCTGGATGTTGATGTAGAGCGTTTATGCGACATCAATGAAACAGAAGAAATCATGATTGCGTCAAGAAGCAACTATTCTCTTGTGAAAAAAGGAGAAAAACTTGCTGGAATGCGTGTGATTCCTTTAATGGTAAGTAAAGCAAAAATGGAAGAGGTTAAACAAAAAGCGAAAGATAAGCCTTTGTTAGCCATTCGTCCTTTCGTATTAAAAACAGCAGGTGTAGTCACAACAGGAAGTGAGGTATATCACGGACGTATCAAAGATACCTTTACACCGGTTATCATAGATAAATTAAAAGAATATGGCATAGAAGTATGTATGCATATGATTGTGGATGATAAGCCAGAACAAATTACAGAAGCAATACGTACTATGAAAGAAGCTAAGGTAGATATGATCTTATGCACAGGAGGTATGAGTGTAGATCCAGATGATGTTACTCCGCTATCTATTCGATTAAGTGGAGCAAATATCGTATCTTATGGAGCCCCAGTTCTTCCAGGTGCCATGTTTTTGCTTGGTTATTTTGAAGATGATACACCAATTGTAGGACTTCCAGGTTGTGTCATGTATGCAAAGGCAACCGTATTTGATTTATGTCTTCCAAGAATTGCATGTGGAATTAAATTAACGAAAAAAGATATCGCAAGATTAGGAAATGGCGGATTTTGTATGCAATGCAAAGAATGTCATTATCCAAACTGCAGTTTTGGGAAAGAGATTTTATAG
- the yqeB gene encoding selenium-dependent molybdenum cofactor biosynthesis protein YqeB: MRVIVRGGGDLASGTAYKLFQCGFEVILLECEKPTSIRRYVSFSEAVYHGQASVENVWCVKAECIQEVEKILSDKKIALLVDPDGKSISKLHPDVVVDAILAKKNLGTRIDMAKIVIGLGPGFEAGKDVHAVVETKRGHSLGVVYYEGKAIVNTGIPGVIGGYGKERVIHAPETGILHCKAKIGDIVEKGQCIAMVGNVCVEASLSGVLRGILPDGFSVWKGLKMADIDPRKEQVENCTTISDKARCIAGGVVEAILHLHNL; the protein is encoded by the coding sequence ATGAGAGTAATTGTAAGAGGTGGCGGTGATTTAGCAAGTGGAACAGCGTACAAGCTATTTCAATGCGGTTTTGAAGTCATTCTTTTAGAATGTGAAAAACCGACATCGATTCGTCGTTATGTATCTTTTAGTGAAGCGGTATATCATGGGCAAGCCAGTGTAGAAAATGTATGGTGTGTAAAAGCAGAATGTATACAGGAAGTAGAAAAAATTTTAAGCGATAAGAAAATTGCTTTGCTTGTTGATCCAGATGGAAAAAGCATTTCGAAACTTCATCCAGATGTTGTCGTGGATGCCATCTTGGCGAAAAAAAACTTGGGAACAAGAATCGATATGGCAAAAATTGTTATTGGTTTAGGTCCTGGATTTGAAGCAGGAAAAGATGTTCATGCTGTTGTGGAAACAAAACGTGGACATTCTTTAGGTGTTGTATATTATGAAGGAAAAGCCATTGTGAATACAGGAATACCAGGAGTGATTGGCGGATATGGAAAAGAAAGAGTTATTCATGCCCCGGAAACAGGAATTTTACATTGCAAGGCAAAAATCGGTGATATCGTAGAAAAAGGGCAGTGTATTGCGATGGTTGGAAATGTATGTGTAGAAGCAAGTTTAAGTGGTGTTTTACGAGGAATTCTTCCGGATGGTTTTTCTGTATGGAAAGGATTGAAAATGGCAGATATTGATCCTCGAAAGGAACAGGTAGAAAACTGTACAACGATTTCTGATAAAGCACGCTGTATTGCTGGTGGAGTAGTAGAAGCTATTTTACATTTGCATAATCTTTAA
- a CDS encoding M15 family metallopeptidase has translation MLNSKNKTHKRFKILIAGFAVLALLLFLTIANWTRIQLGYKGYPAQERKILLSLSDDEIKEYLDYDKVIDLSKWNAFPNEKHYLDYDLLVSSNKNTEEIISYVDTFYKKDYKDLSALGYQKENLRFLMQKLSLSEFQIVIQNKLTWEQINPYFAVQGYIVKDFPAYIKSKKSPKDAVMQISYRMIDTRNKADRKYAIKDPSHITTLIKKGFYIPESYVPENLVEVNIPNAPDNTNSQMRKDAADALENMYKDAQKQELHLVINSAYRSYEEQKKIYDEYFRIYDSVTASKLVAIPGCSEHQLGLSVDLTSQNVLDGTYSLFGNTPEYQWVINHAHEYGFILRYPKDKTNITGTANEPWHFRYVGKKAAREMYEKNLTLEEYTLKHGFSYPVTLLE, from the coding sequence ATGTTAAATAGTAAAAATAAAACTCATAAACGTTTTAAAATTCTTATCGCAGGCTTCGCTGTCCTTGCCCTTCTTTTATTTTTGACAATTGCAAACTGGACACGTATACAATTAGGATATAAAGGATATCCTGCACAGGAACGAAAAATTTTACTTTCTTTAAGCGATGATGAAATCAAAGAATATTTAGATTATGATAAAGTTATTGATTTATCAAAATGGAATGCATTCCCTAATGAAAAACATTATTTGGATTATGACCTTTTAGTAAGCAGTAACAAAAACACAGAAGAAATCATCTCTTATGTAGATACCTTCTATAAAAAGGATTATAAAGATTTAAGTGCACTTGGTTATCAAAAAGAAAATTTACGTTTTTTGATGCAGAAGCTATCTTTATCTGAGTTTCAAATAGTAATCCAAAACAAACTTACATGGGAACAAATCAACCCTTATTTTGCAGTTCAGGGATATATCGTAAAAGATTTTCCTGCCTATATCAAATCAAAAAAATCTCCAAAAGATGCTGTTATGCAGATTTCTTATCGTATGATTGATACAAGAAACAAAGCAGATAGAAAATATGCAATTAAAGATCCATCACACATAACAACACTTATTAAAAAAGGATTTTATATTCCAGAAAGCTATGTTCCAGAAAATCTTGTAGAAGTCAACATTCCCAATGCCCCTGACAACACCAACAGTCAAATGCGAAAAGATGCGGCAGATGCTTTAGAAAATATGTATAAAGATGCACAAAAACAGGAATTGCACCTTGTAATCAACAGTGCTTATCGTTCTTATGAGGAACAAAAGAAGATATATGATGAATATTTCCGTATTTATGATTCTGTGACTGCTTCAAAGCTTGTCGCAATTCCTGGCTGCAGTGAACATCAGTTAGGTTTAAGTGTAGACTTAACAAGCCAAAATGTTCTTGATGGAACCTATAGTTTGTTTGGTAATACACCAGAATATCAATGGGTAATCAATCATGCACATGAATATGGCTTTATTCTTCGCTATCCTAAAGATAAAACAAACATCACAGGAACTGCAAATGAGCCATGGCATTTTCGATATGTAGGAAAAAAAGCCGCCAGGGAAATGTACGAAAAAAACTTAACATTAGAAGAATATACCCTAAAACATGGATTTTCGTATCCTGTAACTTTACTTGAATAA
- a CDS encoding immunoglobulin-like domain-containing protein: MRKINKKRLLLVIVTGLILICLLAFGIVKGISYVMDNSKPLELVGNEKQLLMLDSAYQELGVNIPEAEMEGKVDTTKSGTYKLRYTYKKQKVTRTVEVLDNKQIVMNLNGSAHTYVKQNQKYIESGCHAIDKIEGNLTDKVKIEGNVDTSKPGKYEVVYKVKNKQGVECSRKRIVQVVSEKDFKENVNGVPVMMYHYVYTKEDVPENINTNYLLDTDLEDQLAYLTSQNYYFPSYKELYAYIKGEIDLPEKSIILTFDDGQKGFLEYGIPLLEKYQVPATSYIIASKNGEEKVKKYASEYISFQSHSYNMHIGGGTIGHGGIISALTKDEIKDDLVKAQTIVQNTEAFAYPYGDVTEDAKQAVKDANILCSFSTEYGKVFKGDDPTSLKRVRVLGDASLESFIASIQ; the protein is encoded by the coding sequence ATGAGAAAAATAAATAAAAAGCGTTTGCTGCTGGTAATTGTTACTGGTTTGATTTTAATATGTTTGCTTGCTTTTGGAATTGTAAAGGGCATTTCTTATGTTATGGATAATTCTAAGCCGTTAGAATTGGTGGGGAATGAAAAACAGCTACTTATGCTAGATTCTGCTTATCAAGAGCTTGGTGTAAATATTCCTGAAGCAGAGATGGAAGGAAAAGTAGATACGACAAAATCAGGAACATACAAGCTTCGTTATACATATAAGAAACAAAAGGTAACACGCACAGTGGAAGTTCTGGATAATAAACAAATTGTAATGAATTTAAATGGTTCTGCACATACTTATGTGAAACAGAATCAAAAATATATTGAGTCTGGATGTCATGCGATTGATAAAATAGAAGGAAATCTTACAGATAAAGTAAAAATAGAAGGGAATGTGGATACTAGCAAACCTGGAAAATATGAAGTTGTTTATAAAGTGAAAAACAAACAGGGGGTAGAGTGTTCCAGAAAAAGAATCGTACAGGTTGTCTCTGAAAAAGATTTTAAAGAGAATGTAAATGGAGTTCCTGTCATGATGTATCATTATGTATATACAAAAGAGGATGTACCTGAAAATATCAATACTAACTATTTGTTAGATACAGATTTAGAAGATCAATTAGCATATTTAACTTCTCAAAATTATTATTTTCCTTCTTATAAGGAATTATATGCATATATTAAGGGAGAAATAGACTTACCTGAAAAAAGTATTATTTTAACTTTTGATGATGGGCAAAAAGGTTTTTTGGAGTATGGAATTCCATTGTTGGAGAAATATCAAGTACCTGCTACATCCTATATAATTGCTTCTAAAAATGGGGAAGAGAAAGTGAAAAAGTATGCAAGTGAGTATATTAGTTTTCAGTCTCATTCTTATAATATGCATATTGGTGGAGGAACAATTGGACATGGGGGTATTATTAGTGCTTTAACAAAAGATGAAATCAAAGATGATTTAGTAAAGGCACAAACTATCGTTCAGAATACAGAGGCTTTTGCGTATCCATATGGAGATGTAACAGAAGATGCCAAACAGGCAGTAAAGGATGCGAATATCTTATGTTCTTTTAGTACGGAGTATGGAAAAGTATTTAAAGGGGATGATCCTACATCTTTGAAAAGAGTTCGTGTTTTAGGAGATGCTTCACTGGAATCTTTTATCGCATCTATTCAATAA